One genomic region from Parachlamydia acanthamoebae encodes:
- a CDS encoding type III polyketide synthase, whose product MAYILSLATESPDYCFQQEVIAENMVKGLRLSSEQSENLRRLYRNSDIQTRYSVMHNFDSLYKEPTSKQRNEIYKEEAPKLAIKAAKKALVAWQKNPLEITHVISVSCTGMMAPGIEYYLIKELGLRPSVGRVGVNFMGCFGAFNGISVAKALAKENPKHRILLVCTELCSLHAQTDLSSDTLLANALFADGAAACIVGGEASENYLWEIVERSSLVLADSDHAMSWEVGNSGYFMKLSSRVPVFIKKHIVEFANGLLKQNCSFEECHWAIHPGGKAIIQAIEKECDLLPGQTTSSWETLKLYGNMSSATFLFVLEKSLKNRQKWTVGIGFGPGLSIEGLLMRS is encoded by the coding sequence ATGGCTTATATCCTTTCTCTTGCGACCGAGTCTCCCGATTACTGCTTTCAGCAAGAAGTTATTGCCGAAAATATGGTAAAAGGACTTCGTTTGTCTTCTGAACAGTCAGAAAACTTGAGAAGGCTTTATCGCAATTCTGATATTCAGACACGTTATTCTGTCATGCACAATTTCGATTCTCTTTATAAAGAACCTACATCGAAACAACGCAATGAGATTTATAAAGAAGAAGCTCCTAAACTTGCTATAAAAGCTGCTAAAAAGGCTTTGGTGGCTTGGCAAAAAAATCCTCTTGAAATCACTCATGTTATCTCCGTCTCGTGCACAGGTATGATGGCTCCTGGAATTGAATATTATTTAATCAAAGAGCTAGGGCTTCGACCTTCGGTCGGACGTGTAGGTGTCAATTTTATGGGATGTTTTGGGGCTTTTAATGGTATCTCAGTGGCTAAAGCGCTGGCGAAAGAAAACCCTAAGCATCGCATATTGCTTGTTTGTACGGAGCTTTGTTCGTTACATGCGCAAACAGACCTTTCTTCAGATACTCTCTTGGCCAATGCACTATTTGCTGATGGAGCGGCTGCATGTATTGTAGGTGGGGAGGCATCCGAAAATTATCTTTGGGAAATAGTCGAGCGCTCTTCTCTTGTATTGGCTGATTCCGATCATGCCATGTCGTGGGAAGTAGGAAATAGTGGGTATTTTATGAAGCTTTCGTCGAGAGTTCCTGTGTTCATAAAAAAGCACATTGTTGAGTTTGCCAATGGGCTTTTGAAGCAAAATTGTTCTTTCGAAGAGTGCCACTGGGCCATTCATCCCGGAGGAAAGGCCATTATTCAGGCCATTGAAAAAGAATGTGATCTTCTCCCTGGTCAAACAACAAGTTCTTGGGAAACTCTTAAGCTTTATGGAAATATGTCTAGCGCTACTTTTTTATTTGTCCTAGAAAAATCTTTGAAAAATCGCCAGAAATGGACCGTTGGGATTGGATTTGGTCCCGGACTTTCTATAGAAGGCCTACTTATGAGATCTTAA
- a CDS encoding methyltransferase domain-containing protein, which produces MFFSKRSMELELIDLGPSHYSSEEYRDCLDKLNKVGKYLGGDHASFCAMQQLSFSPASILDVGCGGGGFTQKLGRFYKEATVRGIDISHEAIISAQEHNRCPNVVFECRNLSEIPTKSYDIVISTLVCHHLSDADLIAFLKECLRVAKQKVIVNDLHRHPLAWLGFSLLAPILFKNRLITHDGSLSVKRAFKRKDWRYYLQVLQVQGHLSWYWPFRWILTMDAQ; this is translated from the coding sequence ATGTTCTTTTCTAAAAGATCGATGGAACTAGAACTGATTGATTTGGGGCCATCCCATTATTCTTCGGAAGAATATCGAGATTGTTTGGATAAGCTAAACAAGGTCGGGAAATATTTAGGAGGGGACCATGCTAGTTTTTGTGCCATGCAACAACTATCTTTTTCTCCCGCGTCCATTCTCGATGTTGGCTGTGGAGGTGGGGGTTTTACGCAAAAATTGGGACGTTTTTACAAGGAAGCGACTGTTAGAGGAATTGATATCTCTCATGAGGCTATTATATCTGCACAAGAACATAATAGATGCCCAAATGTTGTCTTTGAATGTCGTAATCTGAGTGAAATACCAACAAAAAGCTATGATATTGTGATTTCTACGCTTGTTTGTCACCATCTCTCCGATGCAGACTTAATTGCATTTCTTAAAGAATGCTTACGTGTGGCTAAACAAAAAGTGATTGTTAACGATCTTCATCGGCATCCTCTTGCTTGGTTGGGATTTTCACTCTTAGCGCCAATCCTTTTTAAAAATCGTTTAATCACTCACGATGGATCTCTTTCTGTTAAAAGAGCTTTCAAACGAAAAGATTGGAGATATTATTTACAGGTACTTCAAGTTCAAGGTCATCTTTCATGGTATTGGCCCTTTCGATGGATTTTGACAATGGATGCACAATGA
- a CDS encoding NAD(P)/FAD-dependent oxidoreductase → MKKIIIVGGGVAGLSALNRLIDLGISATLIEAGSYPSHKICGEFFSPECLPILNKWNLAPAKKIECVSFVTDRHTLSFSLPIHARSQSRFDFDQSLVRRAEEKGAKILTKTKVKDIGRSSIVLDSGEELSYSDLLISSGRFFGASSIPCYIGIKGHMKGIEIKNGLEMYPFSGGYAGLSSIDDDYSNFTCLMSMNMHRKEDLLQKLFEMAPHLQRRLQNGHLAFDNWMTCQIPAFGIKKTPQWANTYFIGDAAGTIPPASGLGLSIAITSGYMAADYAARGDSLGFQNAWYTKYKEVFTYGHLLHRLLTTPLAFRFVASIARLFPSLPLILFEKTRFLSKED, encoded by the coding sequence ATGAAGAAAATTATTATTGTAGGGGGAGGTGTTGCAGGATTAAGCGCTCTAAATAGACTCATCGATCTTGGGATTTCTGCAACATTGATTGAGGCTGGAAGCTATCCCTCCCATAAGATATGTGGTGAATTTTTTTCTCCTGAATGTTTGCCCATTTTAAATAAATGGAATCTTGCACCAGCTAAAAAAATTGAGTGCGTTTCTTTTGTGACAGATAGGCATACTCTGTCCTTTTCTCTACCTATTCATGCAAGAAGCCAATCTCGCTTTGATTTTGATCAAAGCCTTGTGAGGAGAGCGGAAGAAAAGGGAGCCAAAATCCTCACGAAGACAAAAGTCAAGGATATTGGAAGGAGCTCCATCGTTTTGGATAGTGGAGAAGAGCTTTCTTACAGTGATCTGTTGATAAGTTCTGGACGTTTTTTCGGAGCTTCTTCTATTCCTTGCTACATCGGTATCAAGGGGCATATGAAAGGCATAGAAATAAAGAATGGTTTAGAAATGTATCCATTTTCAGGAGGCTATGCTGGACTTTCTTCCATTGATGACGATTATTCCAATTTCACATGTCTAATGTCTATGAATATGCATCGTAAAGAGGATCTCCTTCAGAAGCTTTTTGAAATGGCCCCTCATTTACAACGTCGATTGCAAAATGGACATCTCGCATTTGATAACTGGATGACATGTCAAATCCCTGCTTTTGGCATAAAAAAAACACCCCAGTGGGCTAATACTTATTTTATAGGGGATGCAGCCGGGACGATTCCTCCAGCTTCGGGCTTAGGGCTTTCTATTGCCATTACGTCAGGTTATATGGCTGCCGACTACGCCGCACGCGGCGATAGCTTGGGATTCCAAAATGCCTGGTATACTAAATATAAGGAGGTGTTTACTTATGGGCATCTATTACATCGATTATTGACCACTCCTTTAGCATTTCGTTTTGTTGCCTCAATCGCAAGATTATTCCCCTCATTACCTCTGATTTTATTTGAGAAAACTCGATTTTTAAGCAAAGAAGATTAG
- a CDS encoding O-linked N-acetylglucosamine transferase, SPINDLY family protein has product MYPDIQQILTLAIEAHKAGKLEKAKELFEMIVLANPLNPVPHSFLGLIAIQNNHPGIAIQHFTEAVRLDPNNPLHHANLAATLLQTKQFEEALTTANKALALNADYPAALLSSGVALLSLGRIDKSLIPLQHLLTLYPDHIEGLYNLGIGMLRLKDFDAAEQLLRKVISQAPSHLEALLNLGICLFQIHRNEEVVAICERILTIHPNHIAARFILCFAHLPFIYENEEEITLVRTRYEQELLELHDLCMESTAEELSQAMFCVGLSQPFLLAYQGEDDRLLQTIYGDIIAKFVAARFPKWELEHPFIKHSSDKRIRVGIVSGFFKFHSNWKTHIQGWIKQINHKYFALFGYHTSGECDKVTEEARTYLERLTVGPKTLKEYCASIKEDKLDILIFPEIGMDSMTMRLAALRLAPVQCTSWGHPDTSGLQTIDYFLSSVLMEPPHGDDNYTEKLIRLPNLSIYYDPPTITYEKRSRTDFGLREEAILYWCCQVPIKYHPCNDEIFAKIVRDVPNAQLVFVESMPMIAHQFRNRLEKTFARFGLRANDYCVFLPKLNGKEFEDVTHLMDIFLDSVGWSGCNSSLESLAHNLPIVTLPGLLMRSRHTTAILSLMGMSDCIAKSEDDYIARAVSLGRHPEERSHMRKCIAMQKHLVYRDETTIIGLENFLKSAAGKRLK; this is encoded by the coding sequence TTGTATCCAGATATTCAACAAATCTTAACCTTGGCAATAGAAGCTCACAAAGCTGGAAAGTTAGAAAAAGCCAAAGAACTCTTTGAAATGATTGTTCTGGCAAACCCATTGAATCCTGTACCACATAGTTTTCTCGGACTCATTGCCATTCAAAATAATCATCCTGGAATTGCCATTCAGCATTTTACCGAGGCTGTTCGTTTAGATCCTAACAATCCCCTTCATCATGCGAACTTGGCAGCGACTCTTCTTCAAACGAAACAATTTGAAGAGGCCCTTACAACAGCCAATAAAGCCTTAGCTTTAAATGCAGATTACCCTGCAGCGCTACTTAGTTCGGGTGTTGCCCTTCTATCGCTTGGCAGAATTGACAAAAGCCTCATCCCCTTACAACATTTACTTACACTTTATCCAGATCACATTGAGGGATTATATAATCTTGGTATAGGGATGTTGCGACTTAAAGACTTCGATGCCGCCGAGCAGTTACTTCGCAAAGTAATCAGCCAGGCTCCCTCTCACTTAGAAGCCCTTCTAAATTTAGGCATTTGTTTATTTCAAATTCATCGGAACGAAGAAGTTGTAGCCATTTGCGAACGCATTCTTACAATTCATCCAAATCACATCGCAGCACGCTTTATTCTCTGTTTTGCCCATCTTCCCTTTATTTATGAAAACGAAGAGGAAATTACTCTTGTACGCACAAGATATGAGCAAGAGCTCCTCGAACTACACGATCTATGCATGGAATCAACAGCCGAGGAACTGTCACAAGCCATGTTTTGTGTTGGATTAAGTCAACCATTTTTACTGGCATACCAGGGAGAAGATGATCGACTATTACAAACCATTTACGGAGACATCATTGCGAAATTCGTCGCCGCACGTTTTCCTAAATGGGAACTAGAGCATCCTTTTATCAAGCATTCTTCCGATAAACGTATCCGCGTAGGAATTGTCTCTGGCTTCTTTAAATTCCATTCGAATTGGAAAACGCATATCCAGGGCTGGATTAAACAAATCAATCACAAATATTTTGCACTCTTTGGCTACCATACAAGCGGTGAGTGTGATAAAGTTACAGAGGAAGCCCGCACATACTTGGAACGCCTCACAGTGGGGCCTAAAACACTCAAAGAATACTGTGCCAGTATTAAAGAGGATAAGCTCGATATTCTCATCTTTCCTGAGATTGGTATGGACTCCATGACTATGCGTCTTGCTGCATTGAGACTAGCTCCCGTGCAATGTACGTCGTGGGGACATCCTGATACCTCAGGGCTACAAACAATTGATTATTTCCTTAGTTCGGTGCTTATGGAACCTCCTCATGGAGATGACAACTATACGGAAAAACTTATTCGTCTTCCTAATTTGTCCATTTATTATGATCCGCCCACCATTACCTACGAGAAACGCTCACGCACAGACTTTGGTTTACGTGAAGAAGCCATTCTCTATTGGTGCTGTCAAGTACCCATTAAATACCATCCTTGCAATGATGAAATATTTGCGAAGATCGTGCGCGATGTGCCAAATGCACAACTTGTTTTCGTTGAAAGTATGCCCATGATCGCACATCAATTTCGCAATCGCCTAGAGAAAACTTTTGCACGTTTTGGTCTACGTGCGAACGACTATTGTGTCTTTTTGCCAAAACTGAATGGTAAAGAGTTTGAAGATGTTACACATTTAATGGACATATTTCTAGATAGTGTAGGCTGGTCAGGCTGCAATTCATCCCTAGAATCTCTTGCCCATAACTTGCCAATTGTGACCCTTCCAGGTTTATTGATGCGTTCACGGCATACAACAGCCATTCTCTCTTTGATGGGTATGAGTGATTGCATCGCTAAGTCAGAAGATGACTATATAGCACGTGCCGTTTCTCTGGGACGTCACCCTGAAGAACGCTCGCACATGCGTAAATGCATTGCAATGCAGAAACACCTCGTCTACCGCGATGAAACTACAATTATTGGTTTGGAAAACTTTTTGAAGAGTGCAGCAGGAAAAAGATTAAAATAA
- a CDS encoding aminoglycoside phosphotransferase family protein, with protein MDEQLKIDVTLVRRLVATQFPQWKTYSIRPVTLSGWDNRIFHLGENMLVRLPSAVSYAMQVEKEQHWLPKLASCLPLPIPVPLALGEPTDDYPWKWSIYNWFEGDTAASAHITDLCGFAASLAQFLLALQCIEQKGGPLAGLHSFYRGGSLAIYDVETRKAIISLKGKIDINAALDVWETALATRWHRPPVWVHGDVSAGNLLVKNGQLSAVIDFGQLSVGDPACDLAIAWTLFEGESREAFRTMLPLDSETWARGRAWVLWKALIVASGLTRTNAIEGEQCWHIIEEVLEDHKHKT; from the coding sequence ATGGATGAACAATTAAAAATTGATGTCACACTTGTGCGCCGTTTGGTGGCCACTCAGTTTCCGCAATGGAAGACCTATTCTATTAGGCCTGTTACACTCAGTGGATGGGATAATAGAATCTTTCACTTGGGGGAAAATATGCTTGTGCGTTTACCAAGCGCTGTGAGCTATGCTATGCAGGTGGAAAAGGAGCAGCATTGGTTGCCCAAACTGGCCTCGTGTCTTCCCCTTCCAATTCCCGTCCCATTAGCACTTGGAGAGCCCACAGATGATTATCCATGGAAGTGGTCCATCTACAATTGGTTTGAAGGCGATACCGCTGCATCTGCACATATAACGGATCTTTGTGGCTTTGCTGCTAGCCTTGCTCAATTCCTCCTAGCTTTACAATGTATTGAACAGAAGGGGGGTCCTCTGGCAGGGCTCCATAGCTTTTATCGAGGAGGATCGCTAGCGATCTACGATGTCGAAACTCGGAAGGCGATCATCTCCTTAAAAGGGAAGATCGATATCAATGCTGCACTTGATGTGTGGGAGACGGCGCTTGCGACTCGATGGCATCGTCCGCCAGTCTGGGTCCACGGTGATGTGAGTGCAGGAAATTTGTTAGTGAAAAATGGGCAATTGAGCGCCGTTATCGATTTTGGACAGCTCTCGGTTGGTGATCCTGCCTGTGATTTGGCAATTGCCTGGACCTTATTTGAAGGTGAAAGTCGTGAAGCTTTCCGCACAATGCTTCCACTCGATTCCGAAACATGGGCACGCGGTCGTGCTTGGGTTCTATGGAAAGCTTTGATCGTTGCATCCGGCCTCACGCGCACAAATGCTATCGAAGGCGAGCAATGTTGGCATATCATAGAAGAAGTACTTGAGGATCATAAGCACAAAACGTGA
- a CDS encoding metallophosphatase domain-containing protein, which produces MKTFITDQELDAWLASHDYFEDGYILRVDFQPLKINVGYTVKGNYKAYSEQEIVAFQLIPGKILEWTCLHEDFTPSQKYIIDSIQPLAFQGGIGLKVPGILTLLTDRLTITEPEIIKTTFQPWLSDREIFVSFEMHQIPKPIFWKQKLDALGYPIIFRYYAGPAMHSEELPYPDYTGYFIQIADRIAESSEGIFIQHLSKEEEVISFHFVNMDEKLQNVWSALMSIFSDLSFVKIQSGNCEFSGLEWKKLLEGHLTEQEGLIIDCISDTHGQHEKLQLPGGDILIHAGDCTSNGELDEALEFLDWYKAQNYAYRILVAGNHDFIFELIPELMDEECKKRNIILLNDSGCEIEGIKIWGSPVQPWFCDWAFNRQRGSDIKKHWNLIPKNTEILITHGPPYKVQDEVKSKDEFTAHVGCEDLYEKIVQMKIKLHIFGHVHEGAGYVALDGRIFVNASSLDSMYKHRDPGYIRVVKKEHDYSVLTA; this is translated from the coding sequence ATGAAGACATTTATCACCGATCAAGAACTCGATGCATGGCTTGCAAGTCATGATTATTTCGAAGACGGATATATTTTGCGTGTTGATTTCCAACCATTAAAAATCAATGTAGGTTATACTGTAAAAGGGAATTATAAAGCGTATTCTGAACAGGAGATTGTGGCATTCCAACTCATCCCCGGCAAAATCTTAGAATGGACTTGTCTTCATGAGGATTTTACTCCTTCCCAAAAATATATCATTGATTCCATTCAACCATTAGCATTCCAAGGAGGCATAGGGTTAAAAGTGCCTGGAATATTGACGCTTTTAACTGACCGCTTGACTATTACTGAACCAGAGATTATTAAGACAACGTTTCAACCTTGGCTAAGTGATCGTGAAATCTTCGTTTCTTTTGAGATGCATCAAATTCCAAAACCAATTTTTTGGAAACAAAAGCTTGATGCATTAGGCTATCCAATCATTTTTCGCTATTATGCAGGGCCTGCTATGCATTCAGAGGAACTTCCTTATCCTGATTACACTGGGTATTTCATTCAAATAGCCGATAGAATAGCTGAATCTTCAGAAGGTATCTTTATTCAACATTTATCAAAGGAAGAAGAGGTTATTTCATTTCATTTTGTAAATATGGATGAAAAGCTACAAAACGTGTGGAGTGCCTTAATGAGCATTTTTTCGGACCTTTCTTTTGTTAAAATACAATCAGGCAATTGCGAATTTTCAGGCCTAGAATGGAAAAAATTATTGGAGGGTCATCTCACAGAACAAGAAGGCTTAATAATCGATTGTATTTCAGATACACATGGCCAACATGAAAAACTTCAACTTCCAGGTGGTGATATTCTCATTCATGCGGGTGATTGCACATCTAATGGTGAACTAGATGAGGCTTTGGAGTTTTTAGATTGGTATAAAGCGCAAAATTATGCGTATCGAATATTGGTTGCTGGTAATCATGATTTTATTTTCGAATTGATACCAGAGTTGATGGATGAAGAATGTAAAAAACGCAATATTATCCTTTTAAATGACTCAGGATGTGAAATAGAGGGTATTAAAATATGGGGAAGTCCCGTCCAACCTTGGTTTTGTGATTGGGCATTTAATCGTCAGAGAGGTTCTGATATCAAAAAACATTGGAATTTGATCCCAAAAAATACAGAAATTTTGATTACTCACGGTCCTCCCTATAAAGTTCAGGACGAAGTTAAAAGTAAGGATGAATTTACCGCTCACGTTGGTTGCGAAGACTTATATGAAAAAATTGTTCAAATGAAAATAAAACTCCATATTTTTGGACATGTGCATGAGGGCGCCGGATATGTTGCCCTCGATGGTCGAATTTTTGTTAATGCTTCATCTTTAGACAGCATGTACAAGCATAGAGATCCTGGATATATAAGAGTTGTTAAAAAGGAACATGATTATTCTGTATTAACAGCGTAG
- a CDS encoding cytochrome P450 yields the protein MLKSIQTLYHTFLFYGGVLLCPFSPGTLAWKLFKNKKGKIRLMSRDLICDTETLIALPKSENSLDEFTTAFSPFIPLLTLNGFSWKLRRKILTDGLRKIDIDKDFKFDLPLKKGDIYWDVFERLFQIGFELIFGRAATSLEFDDMYLGILDINRLIKRHTGSPDIGVRWKLYHRVVILLSEENKKFIFSDSNEFKTLSEIDRVSIVVEDLLTSICIQCSDLICHLLLLYSSYPEAFKANLDNCIHETLRLYPLTDIWTRKPEESERGWIASLIQLNRSGWSEPDHFKPERWNLEDHPQLISWGFDSRSCPASRIGYNLSKKMIQKVLLNENIWILPASNFKHNRTFLEGCQVWIGEGMKPPSLKWKFKGQWTNQFHQWIFSRLRMLDQGELW from the coding sequence ATGCTTAAGAGTATCCAAACGCTTTACCACACCTTTTTGTTTTATGGTGGTGTATTACTTTGTCCTTTTTCACCAGGAACTCTCGCCTGGAAATTATTTAAAAATAAAAAGGGAAAAATTCGATTAATGTCGAGGGATTTGATCTGTGATACTGAAACCCTCATAGCCTTGCCAAAAAGTGAGAACTCTCTTGATGAATTTACTACAGCATTTTCTCCTTTCATCCCTCTTCTGACGTTAAATGGATTTTCTTGGAAGTTACGCCGGAAAATTCTTACAGATGGACTTAGAAAAATTGACATAGATAAAGATTTCAAGTTCGATCTGCCTCTCAAAAAGGGAGATATCTACTGGGATGTTTTTGAAAGATTATTTCAAATTGGATTTGAATTGATTTTTGGGCGAGCAGCCACTTCACTAGAATTTGATGATATGTATCTAGGTATTCTAGATATCAATCGTCTGATTAAAAGACATACAGGTTCTCCTGACATTGGAGTCCGTTGGAAATTATATCATCGTGTTGTGATTCTTCTATCAGAAGAGAATAAAAAATTTATCTTTTCAGATTCGAATGAATTTAAAACCCTCAGTGAAATTGATCGAGTTTCGATTGTTGTGGAAGATCTTTTGACTAGCATTTGCATTCAATGCTCAGACTTAATCTGTCACCTACTTTTGCTCTATTCATCCTATCCAGAGGCTTTTAAAGCTAACTTGGATAATTGTATCCATGAAACTTTACGCCTATATCCTCTGACAGATATTTGGACAAGGAAACCTGAGGAAAGTGAAAGAGGCTGGATTGCGTCCCTCATCCAACTTAATCGAAGCGGATGGAGTGAACCAGATCATTTCAAACCTGAAAGATGGAATTTAGAGGATCATCCTCAATTGATATCCTGGGGGTTTGATTCCAGAAGTTGTCCTGCGAGTAGAATTGGTTACAACTTATCAAAGAAAATGATTCAAAAAGTTCTCCTAAATGAAAATATCTGGATTCTGCCTGCTTCAAATTTTAAACATAACAGAACCTTTTTAGAGGGTTGTCAAGTATGGATAGGGGAGGGGATGAAACCACCCTCATTAAAATGGAAATTCAAGGGGCAGTGGACCAATCAGTTTCATCAATGGATTTTTAGCCGTCTGCGTATGCTAGATCAAGGTGAATTATGGTGA
- a CDS encoding serine aminopeptidase domain-containing protein, translating into MHPTESARSSTHHIEIFTCSSIQAPSHSNKKIKKASIGVIKALREHFGKKIGNKILKSKINDTKENIAAKKKNLEEAGFGSSIKIESADKKIVLDSFALHPKFESDKWIVIFNGMNSQYEKHLDALKKLAEDTNAHVLTFNYRGVGDSQILDNKGHKGRAKNTKDLVQDGEMLLEYLHSKGVNSKNIMLYGHSMGGGVAAELHDKMQHKGPLLSESSFSSFAAAVAAKKGKLMSFFIRLFGWNLKSMKAFENPQNKGIITNKRDPTIHYEKASLYKRVKMGLKEEEVLLRVKIGKHPKKEVKFGKKKNKAKTALEKHIVNSQLVEYRQTMRKIKEKKLLHQIQHPHQRVMDRIINQEKDSDTQQDQTVLRLRQDIHQEDLDAYRKILQLIELLWVEGGGEKTDNI; encoded by the coding sequence ATGCACCCTACGGAATCAGCAAGGTCATCCACTCATCATATTGAAATTTTTACTTGCTCATCTATTCAAGCTCCTTCCCATTCAAATAAAAAAATTAAGAAAGCTTCGATTGGAGTTATAAAAGCGTTAAGAGAGCACTTTGGGAAAAAAATTGGCAATAAAATCCTAAAATCTAAAATTAACGATACAAAAGAGAATATAGCAGCAAAAAAAAAGAATCTCGAAGAGGCTGGATTTGGATCCTCAATCAAAATTGAATCTGCCGACAAAAAAATTGTTTTAGATTCCTTTGCACTTCATCCGAAATTTGAATCGGATAAGTGGATCGTGATATTTAATGGCATGAACTCTCAATACGAAAAGCATTTAGATGCCTTAAAAAAGCTTGCAGAAGATACCAATGCCCATGTTTTAACTTTTAATTATCGTGGTGTTGGAGATAGTCAAATTTTAGATAATAAGGGGCACAAAGGAAGAGCCAAAAATACGAAAGATTTGGTGCAAGATGGTGAAATGCTTCTTGAATATTTGCATAGCAAAGGTGTTAATTCTAAAAATATTATGTTATATGGCCATTCTATGGGTGGGGGAGTTGCAGCAGAACTACATGATAAAATGCAGCATAAAGGCCCTCTGCTATCAGAATCTTCTTTTAGTTCATTTGCAGCTGCCGTCGCAGCTAAAAAAGGGAAACTCATGTCCTTTTTCATTCGCCTTTTTGGATGGAATTTGAAGTCCATGAAAGCTTTTGAAAATCCCCAAAACAAGGGAATTATTACAAATAAAAGAGACCCAACCATTCATTATGAAAAAGCATCCCTTTATAAACGGGTCAAAATGGGATTAAAGGAAGAAGAAGTGCTTTTACGGGTAAAAATAGGAAAACATCCAAAAAAAGAAGTAAAATTCGGCAAAAAAAAGAATAAAGCAAAAACAGCGTTGGAAAAACATATTGTAAACAGTCAACTAGTCGAATATAGACAGACGATGCGCAAGATTAAAGAGAAAAAATTATTACATCAAATCCAACATCCCCACCAGCGAGTCATGGATAGAATCATTAATCAGGAAAAAGATTCAGACACACAACAAGATCAAACCGTCCTTCGATTAAGACAAGACATCCACCAGGAAGATCTAGATGCTTACAGAAAAATATTACAATTAATTGAGCTATTGTGGGTCGAAGGAGGTGGAGAAAAAACCGATAATATTTAA
- a CDS encoding nucleotidyl transferase AbiEii/AbiGii toxin family protein: MNEIYLLSKDERALFFRTATDIQNMPFEIIEKDYWVVWVLERLFSLEKIKPYLTFKGGTSLSKIYGLIDRFSEDIDLSIEREFFGFGTPHDPENAPSKKKQNAIIDNLSKACSVYVQTQMLADLKDAFAEKLGVTDGWQVFLDQEDPDAQTLLFEYPSETSKAGYIRPLVKIEIGARSEHWPVSQHRIQSYAKEALKEKIHESEIVVRVLNAERTFWEKATILHQYAHLPQDKKLPPRISRHFYDFFRLLNSPVKQKALKEAALLERVANHKSIYFASGWASYSTARQGTLKLSPPSHTLKELQKDYNLMKSMFFREVPEWELILKTIREFETEFN; the protein is encoded by the coding sequence ATGAATGAAATTTATCTTTTATCCAAAGATGAACGAGCACTTTTCTTTAGAACTGCTACTGATATCCAAAATATGCCTTTTGAAATTATAGAGAAAGATTATTGGGTTGTATGGGTTTTAGAAAGGCTATTTTCACTTGAGAAGATAAAGCCGTATCTTACCTTCAAGGGAGGCACGTCTCTTTCAAAAATATATGGATTAATTGATCGTTTTTCAGAGGACATTGATCTTTCAATCGAAAGAGAATTTTTTGGTTTTGGGACGCCTCATGATCCTGAAAATGCACCGTCCAAGAAAAAACAGAATGCTATAATTGACAATCTTTCAAAAGCTTGCTCTGTTTATGTGCAAACTCAGATGCTGGCTGATCTTAAAGATGCCTTTGCAGAAAAACTTGGGGTAACCGATGGATGGCAAGTATTCCTTGATCAAGAAGACCCTGATGCTCAAACCTTATTATTTGAATATCCAAGCGAAACTTCAAAAGCTGGATATATTAGACCCCTTGTAAAAATCGAAATTGGGGCAAGGTCAGAACATTGGCCGGTCAGTCAACATAGAATACAAAGCTACGCTAAAGAAGCATTAAAAGAAAAAATTCATGAATCTGAAATAGTCGTTCGGGTGTTGAATGCCGAGCGAACTTTTTGGGAAAAGGCGACTATCCTTCATCAATATGCACATCTACCCCAAGATAAAAAGCTTCCACCACGTATTTCGAGGCACTTCTATGACTTTTTCCGATTATTAAATTCTCCGGTAAAACAAAAAGCGCTGAAAGAAGCTGCTTTACTTGAAAGGGTGGCTAATCACAAAAGCATTTATTTTGCATCTGGCTGGGCAAGCTACAGCACTGCTAGACAAGGAACTTTGAAGCTTTCCCCTCCTTCGCATACCTTAAAAGAACTTCAAAAAGACTACAACCTAATGAAATCCATGTTTTTTAGGGAGGTTCCTGAGTGGGAATTGATCTTAAAAACCATCAGAGAATTCGAAACCGAATTCAATTAA